A genomic segment from Lignipirellula cremea encodes:
- a CDS encoding oxidoreductase, producing the protein MSRYSKIAQLKTVAALRERLDALGVEIPLDDDVLTAEQGSPLAEPLQIGPLRAGNRWCIHPMEGWDAEADGSPSPLTLRRWRNFGRSGAKLIWGGEAAAVQPDGRANPRQTLATSANRHGLSSLLTACQEAHAEQFGKIDDLLVGLQLTHSGRFSRPHSKAWEPRIAYHHPLLDPRCGIDPGDDSVVWTDDDLETLIDNYVVAAGLAWEAGFRFVDVKACHGYLLHEFLGARSRPGPYGGDFAGRTRLLRTIIGRIRQELPELQVVVRLSAFDSPPYIPDGDSGRPVDYAELLPYSFGFGVDAQNPLDWDLAEPIALIQALHQEGVVAVNVTCGSPYYNPHMQRPAIFPPSDGYQPPEDPLVGVARQIQAVRALKQAAPEMPLVGTGYSYLQDYLPHAAQAVVRAGWVDAVGLGRMVLSYPELPADTLSQGTMARKKICRTFSDCTTAPRNGIISGCFPLDPFYKAMPEAKALLQVKKEVSQAGKGPG; encoded by the coding sequence ATGAGCCGCTATTCCAAAATTGCCCAGCTGAAAACAGTTGCGGCGCTGCGAGAACGCCTGGACGCCCTGGGGGTGGAAATCCCGCTGGACGACGACGTGCTGACCGCCGAGCAGGGCTCTCCCCTGGCGGAGCCGTTGCAAATCGGCCCGCTGCGGGCCGGCAATCGCTGGTGCATCCATCCCATGGAAGGCTGGGACGCCGAAGCGGATGGATCGCCGTCGCCGTTGACCCTGCGTCGCTGGCGAAATTTTGGCCGATCCGGGGCCAAGCTGATCTGGGGCGGCGAGGCGGCGGCCGTCCAGCCCGATGGCAGGGCCAACCCGCGACAAACGCTGGCGACTTCCGCCAATCGACACGGACTGTCCAGTCTGCTCACCGCTTGCCAGGAAGCTCATGCCGAACAGTTCGGCAAGATCGACGATTTGCTGGTCGGGCTGCAGTTGACACACTCCGGCCGATTCAGCCGGCCCCACTCCAAAGCGTGGGAGCCGCGAATCGCATACCATCACCCGCTGCTCGATCCGCGCTGCGGTATTGACCCGGGCGATGACTCCGTGGTCTGGACCGACGATGATCTGGAAACGCTGATCGATAACTACGTGGTCGCGGCCGGGCTGGCCTGGGAGGCTGGTTTTCGCTTTGTGGATGTCAAAGCGTGTCACGGCTATCTGCTGCATGAGTTCCTTGGCGCCCGGTCCCGCCCTGGTCCCTACGGCGGCGACTTTGCTGGCCGGACCCGCTTGCTGCGGACGATCATCGGGCGGATTCGCCAGGAGCTGCCCGAGCTGCAGGTGGTGGTGCGGTTGAGCGCTTTTGACTCGCCGCCTTATATTCCCGACGGCGACAGCGGCCGGCCGGTCGATTACGCGGAGCTGCTGCCGTATTCCTTTGGCTTTGGCGTCGACGCGCAGAACCCGCTGGACTGGGATCTGGCGGAACCGATCGCCCTGATCCAGGCGTTGCATCAGGAGGGAGTGGTGGCGGTGAACGTCACGTGCGGCAGCCCTTATTACAATCCGCACATGCAGCGGCCGGCCATCTTCCCGCCGAGCGATGGTTACCAGCCGCCGGAAGACCCACTGGTCGGCGTGGCCCGACAGATCCAGGCGGTCCGCGCCCTGAAACAGGCGGCGCCGGAAATGCCGCTGGTCGGAACAGGCTATTCGTACCTGCAGGATTACCTGCCGCATGCGGCCCAGGCGGTCGTGCGGGCCGGCTGGGTTGACGCCGTGGGACTGGGCCGGATGGTGCTGTCGTATCCCGAGCTGCCGGCCGATACGCTGTCGCAAGGAACGATGGCCCGGAAGAAGATCTGCCGCACGTTCAGCGATTGCACCACAGCGCCGCGGAACGGGATCATCTCCGGCTGCTTCCCGCTCGACCCGTTCTATAAGGCGATGCCGGAGGCGAAGGCCTTGTTGCAAGTGAAGAAGGAAGTCAGCCAGGCCGGCAAAGGGCCGGGGTAA
- a CDS encoding FAD/NAD(P)-binding protein, whose translation MNGPSGISPEGSQRRRLAIIGGGSSGLVCLKYALHELPDWEIVCFEQSQRITGAWGNPYPGFVSTSTRYTTQFACFPCVGAEVDRDGGASRREFFREGEYGEYLTRFASAFGLTEKIRLGVCVERVVRPDSGSGWDLHFCAGADGVSPAPQHFDAVAICTGLVAEPQPFACDLPTLGAAELTLPQGLESIRNRQVVVVGGGESAVDFAWRLARADLQNQVYLSLKSGIRVSPRYHPIRGVPSDFLRNRLMLSIHPDLRNWIGQRFVEARIRYEEAFQRWFPHAAPTATASELALEDVREDGARESPVTAEVSAADAAVRVARRKDWTYRLTKAAKDDLFNMFHNKSDDFLQAVADERIRIVGPALDRTYQRFRAFDADEELAIPADLAVPAIGYRARLQELFQGAVKLTDFYLGCCHTTFPDLFLVGFARPVIGNIPSMSEMQARYVCGLLAGKFPRPENLPAVHAADLARRRRQFGQIDFDRIFAVEMFPYCDQLARMMGAWPTYRELGSLSAWARMQLSPATTMHYTGDLSGTVAPDAAREWQPVYMPALLVMFLLGLKPLDAVYRLFRR comes from the coding sequence GTGAACGGGCCGAGTGGCATTTCTCCCGAGGGTTCGCAGCGTCGACGTCTGGCGATTATCGGCGGGGGGAGCAGCGGGCTGGTCTGCCTGAAGTACGCCCTGCACGAACTGCCTGACTGGGAGATCGTCTGCTTTGAGCAGTCGCAGCGGATCACCGGCGCCTGGGGGAACCCGTATCCGGGCTTCGTTTCGACCTCCACCCGTTACACCACGCAGTTCGCCTGTTTTCCGTGCGTCGGGGCGGAAGTCGACCGCGACGGCGGAGCCAGCCGCCGGGAGTTCTTCCGCGAAGGCGAGTACGGCGAGTACCTGACCCGTTTTGCCAGCGCCTTTGGTTTGACCGAAAAGATCCGCCTGGGCGTATGCGTGGAACGGGTCGTCCGCCCGGACAGCGGTTCCGGCTGGGACCTGCACTTCTGCGCCGGCGCGGACGGGGTCTCTCCGGCTCCGCAGCATTTTGACGCGGTGGCGATCTGCACCGGGCTGGTCGCCGAGCCGCAACCGTTCGCCTGCGATCTGCCCACGCTGGGCGCCGCCGAACTGACGCTGCCTCAGGGACTGGAGTCGATCCGGAACCGGCAGGTGGTGGTCGTCGGCGGGGGCGAATCGGCGGTCGACTTCGCCTGGCGCCTGGCCCGGGCCGATCTGCAGAACCAGGTTTATCTGTCGCTCAAGTCGGGCATCCGCGTCAGCCCGCGATACCATCCGATCCGCGGCGTGCCGTCGGACTTTTTGCGGAACCGGCTGATGCTGTCGATTCACCCCGACCTGCGTAACTGGATCGGCCAGCGTTTTGTGGAGGCCCGCATCAGGTACGAAGAAGCGTTCCAGCGCTGGTTCCCGCACGCCGCCCCAACGGCGACGGCAAGCGAACTCGCACTCGAAGACGTAAGGGAAGACGGAGCGAGGGAGTCGCCCGTTACGGCGGAAGTCAGCGCGGCGGATGCTGCCGTGCGTGTGGCCCGGCGGAAGGACTGGACGTACCGTTTGACGAAAGCGGCCAAAGACGATCTCTTCAATATGTTCCACAACAAGAGCGACGACTTCCTGCAGGCGGTCGCCGACGAGCGTATCCGCATCGTTGGTCCCGCTCTGGATCGCACTTACCAGCGGTTCCGCGCGTTCGATGCCGACGAAGAGCTTGCCATTCCTGCGGATCTCGCCGTTCCGGCCATCGGCTATCGGGCGCGGCTGCAGGAGCTGTTTCAAGGCGCCGTGAAGCTGACGGACTTTTATCTGGGCTGCTGCCACACGACGTTTCCCGACCTGTTCCTGGTCGGCTTTGCGCGGCCGGTGATCGGCAACATTCCGTCGATGAGCGAGATGCAGGCCCGTTACGTCTGCGGTCTGCTGGCCGGCAAGTTCCCGCGACCCGAGAATCTGCCGGCGGTGCATGCGGCCGACCTGGCCCGGCGGCGACGCCAGTTTGGTCAGATCGACTTCGACCGGATCTTCGCTGTGGAGATGTTCCCCTACTGCGACCAGTTGGCCCGGATGATGGGAGCCTGGCCGACGTACCGCGAGCTGGGATCGCTCAGCGCCTGGGCCCGCATGCAGTTGTCGCCCGCGACGACGATGCACTACACGGGCGACCTGAGCGGAACGGTCGCACCGGACGCCGCGCGGGAATGGCAGCCCGTTTATATGCCGGCGTTGCTCGTGATGTTTCTGCTGGGGCTGAAACCGTTGGACGCCGTTTATCGGTTGTTCCGTCGGTAG
- a CDS encoding 3-oxoacyl-[acyl-carrier-protein] synthase III C-terminal domain-containing protein gives MRCYLTRTAAFLPGPAIENDQIESRLGALADEAEVKTKILAMNGISRRHYAQDEQQRPTHDVYALGAAAAAACLGPGVDAGSISLLSAGTTFAPLAAPGYASLLHSRLADQGLLTQPVEIASHAGICSSAASALVGAIRAVAAGEHRAALAVGAEHASDVLKASVIRPVDDRAEHANVRSSRWFMSVFLRFMLSDGAGAFLLQQEPNPQGLSLQVNWTHARSFAHAAPLCMQLESRTGLLSQDLGVLSKHLIPSAGKFLGDALQTHQDTIDSHAMILPHMSSYFFRRKMEKVIAQHCQDPLHPPPYWTNLATAGNTGAASIFVMLDEYLQRGELRHGDRILLFVPESGQFNFVLISLTAVLR, from the coding sequence ATGCGCTGCTATCTGACCCGCACTGCCGCCTTTTTGCCAGGTCCGGCGATTGAAAACGACCAGATCGAAAGCCGTCTCGGCGCACTGGCCGACGAAGCGGAAGTGAAAACAAAGATCCTGGCAATGAACGGCATCAGCCGCCGGCATTACGCGCAGGACGAACAGCAACGCCCCACGCATGACGTTTACGCCCTGGGGGCCGCGGCGGCGGCCGCTTGCCTGGGGCCGGGGGTGGATGCGGGGTCGATCAGCCTGCTGTCGGCCGGAACCACGTTCGCCCCTCTGGCGGCGCCCGGCTATGCTTCGCTGCTGCACTCCCGTCTGGCCGATCAGGGCTTGCTGACCCAGCCGGTGGAAATCGCCTCGCATGCGGGCATCTGTTCCTCGGCGGCCAGCGCTCTGGTGGGAGCCATTCGCGCCGTTGCTGCGGGCGAGCATCGGGCCGCCCTGGCCGTAGGGGCTGAGCATGCTTCCGACGTGCTCAAGGCGAGTGTCATTCGTCCCGTCGATGACCGGGCCGAGCATGCGAACGTGCGCTCCAGCCGCTGGTTTATGTCGGTCTTTCTCCGCTTCATGCTGTCCGATGGGGCCGGCGCTTTCCTGCTGCAGCAGGAACCGAATCCTCAAGGTCTGTCGCTGCAGGTCAACTGGACGCATGCACGTTCCTTCGCCCATGCGGCGCCGCTGTGCATGCAGCTGGAAAGCCGCACCGGCTTGCTGAGCCAGGACCTGGGCGTGCTGTCGAAACACCTGATCCCGTCGGCGGGCAAGTTCCTGGGCGACGCTTTGCAAACCCACCAGGATACGATCGATTCGCATGCGATGATCCTGCCGCACATGTCGTCGTACTTTTTCCGCCGGAAGATGGAAAAAGTCATCGCCCAGCATTGCCAGGATCCGCTCCATCCGCCGCCGTACTGGACCAACCTGGCGACGGCCGGCAACACCGGCGCCGCCAGTATCTTTGTCATGCTGGACGAATACCTGCAACGCGGCGAGCTGCGTCATGGCGACCGGATCCTGCTGTTTGTCCCTGAGTCGGGGCAGTTCAATTTTGTGCTGATCAGCCTGACCGCGGTGCTGCGGTGA
- a CDS encoding DUF6999 family protein codes for MHRFPYITDYVNDVFAKERTQWDFILLRPVLLVNYFFLRFVSFPIKFVLHRWSFGFEAYLIDLCMALGLKYLARPEAAELFLRHVQIEPLLYRHILQSRDEPAPVNCRKLNGIDGDFGVDDLATVLANQLTIGHDLLSYEVVERFDKQTFLDNLDYIRSRQPADHEACSKAVLEENRRCSFRMLGPTNVVMLIVTAITIFGDLNTTITALNSFGSDSLLLWCAKTIYADNRKVQIDLDFFMQEVANRGHYNNSAFFSNPSQYLYYHIVFDEVVYDLFRNVDPAAADAATRA; via the coding sequence ATGCATCGGTTTCCCTACATTACCGATTACGTTAACGACGTATTCGCGAAAGAACGAACGCAGTGGGACTTTATCCTGCTGCGTCCTGTGCTGCTGGTCAATTACTTTTTTCTGCGCTTCGTTTCCTTCCCGATCAAATTCGTACTGCATCGCTGGTCTTTCGGCTTTGAGGCGTACCTGATTGATCTGTGCATGGCGCTGGGCCTGAAGTATCTGGCCCGCCCTGAGGCGGCGGAGCTGTTCCTGCGGCATGTCCAGATTGAGCCGCTCTTGTATCGCCACATTCTGCAGAGTCGCGACGAACCCGCGCCGGTGAATTGCCGGAAGTTGAACGGGATCGATGGCGACTTTGGCGTCGACGATCTGGCCACGGTGCTGGCCAATCAACTGACGATCGGGCACGACCTGCTTTCCTACGAGGTGGTCGAACGGTTTGATAAACAGACTTTCCTCGACAACCTGGATTACATCCGCTCGCGGCAGCCGGCAGACCATGAGGCGTGCAGCAAGGCCGTGCTGGAAGAGAACCGGCGCTGTTCGTTCCGCATGCTGGGCCCGACGAATGTCGTGATGCTGATCGTGACGGCGATCACGATCTTCGGCGATCTGAACACCACCATCACGGCGCTCAATTCTTTTGGTTCCGATTCCCTGCTGCTCTGGTGCGCGAAAACGATCTACGCCGACAACCGGAAGGTGCAGATCGATCTCGATTTTTTCATGCAGGAAGTGGCTAACCGCGGCCACTACAACAACAGCGCATTCTTCTCCAATCCCAGCCAGTACTTGTACTATCACATTGTCTTCGACGAAGTCGTTTACGACCTGTTTCGCAACGTCGATCCTGCGGCCGCGGACGCAGCAACCAGGGCTTGA
- a CDS encoding VOC family protein, which produces MTNPIPAGREGLIPHLACSNAAEAIDFYKKAFGAEELGRLPAPDGQRLMHAEIKIGGCTVFLADDFPEYCDGESQHPLALGGTPVTIHRYVEDVDAAVKQAIDAGATMKMPPADMFWGDRYGVVTDPFGHCWSLATHQRDLTPEEITTEMNAAFSGQ; this is translated from the coding sequence ATGACGAATCCCATCCCTGCCGGCCGTGAAGGCCTGATCCCGCACCTGGCCTGCAGCAATGCGGCCGAAGCGATCGACTTTTACAAAAAGGCATTCGGCGCCGAAGAGCTCGGCCGCTTGCCGGCGCCCGACGGCCAGCGGCTGATGCATGCCGAGATCAAGATCGGCGGCTGCACGGTGTTTCTGGCGGACGACTTCCCGGAGTACTGCGACGGCGAGTCGCAACACCCGTTGGCGCTGGGCGGCACGCCCGTCACCATTCATCGCTACGTGGAAGATGTCGACGCCGCGGTCAAGCAGGCGATCGACGCCGGCGCCACGATGAAAATGCCGCCTGCGGATATGTTCTGGGGCGATCGTTACGGCGTCGTGACCGATCCCTTCGGCCACTGCTGGTCGCTGGCGACCCATCAGCGTGACCTGACTCCGGAAGAAATCACCACCGAGATGAACGCCGCCTTCAGCGGCCAGTAA
- a CDS encoding cytochrome c peroxidase, translated as MCRRFFQNAAVWIGCCTAVLASGTTASDCLAVELPTQLRRPVSLLLDAEDHYLYTANRRSGSISVIDTTTRQTIGEWPVGQRLADLVAGPEGQMFAVDEEAGQLLRLSTTAGEVSVQERLDVGPDPVAATIAADGRGFLSSRWSRRLITVQIDAQSMRVLRRIDLPFAPRELLLLDNEAKLLVADTHGGQFLIVDAASGKVLHDYTLPAHNIRGLARSADGKMLLMAHQMLNDLAHTVHNDVHWGLLMSNDLRWLPLRHLLAGAEDLYHGAHMHPLGDASRAAADPAGIAVAANGVVVVALSGVDEVALGREDDFTLERLAVGRRPVDVVVDRRSRFAYTANQSSDSVSVVDIVEQKTVAEISLGPAPERTAVDRGEELFHNGRLSLDGWMSCHSCHTDGHTNGLMSDNLSDYSFGAPKRVLSLLGVAGTAPFAWNAGSATLKEQIRKSITNTMQGSKEPPESQVADLAAYLKTLKAPPALDQLREQADPDAIDRGSRLFTSLSCRNCHAPPLYTTPETYDVGLQDQIGNRKFNPPSLIGVGQRGPFFHDSSAATLRDVFQEHGHRLDHSLEPQELSDLLAFLRSL; from the coding sequence ATGTGCCGGCGATTCTTTCAAAACGCGGCGGTTTGGATCGGCTGCTGCACGGCCGTTCTGGCCAGTGGGACGACGGCGTCCGACTGCCTGGCGGTCGAACTGCCGACACAGCTGCGGCGGCCCGTTTCGCTGCTGCTCGACGCCGAGGATCATTACCTGTACACGGCCAACCGCCGCTCGGGTTCGATCTCGGTCATCGACACGACGACCCGCCAGACCATCGGCGAATGGCCCGTTGGCCAGCGACTGGCCGATCTGGTTGCCGGACCCGAAGGGCAAATGTTTGCCGTCGACGAAGAGGCCGGACAGTTGCTGCGACTGTCGACCACGGCGGGCGAGGTGTCCGTGCAGGAGCGGCTGGACGTTGGCCCTGATCCGGTGGCGGCGACGATTGCAGCCGATGGACGCGGCTTTCTGTCGTCGCGCTGGTCCCGCCGGTTGATTACCGTCCAGATCGACGCCCAGTCCATGCGGGTGCTGCGACGGATCGACCTGCCGTTCGCCCCGCGAGAACTGCTGCTGCTGGATAACGAGGCCAAGCTGCTGGTCGCCGATACGCATGGCGGGCAGTTTCTGATCGTCGATGCCGCGTCGGGCAAGGTGCTGCACGATTACACGCTGCCGGCCCATAACATTCGCGGGCTGGCCCGCAGCGCCGACGGCAAGATGCTGCTGATGGCCCATCAAATGCTGAACGACCTGGCGCATACCGTGCATAACGACGTCCACTGGGGCCTGCTTATGTCGAACGACCTGCGCTGGTTACCGCTGCGGCATCTGCTGGCCGGGGCCGAAGATCTGTACCATGGCGCCCACATGCATCCGCTGGGCGACGCCAGCCGGGCCGCCGCCGATCCGGCCGGGATTGCGGTCGCCGCCAACGGCGTGGTCGTGGTCGCACTCTCCGGCGTCGACGAAGTGGCGCTGGGCCGCGAGGACGACTTCACGCTGGAACGGTTAGCGGTCGGCCGCCGGCCCGTCGATGTCGTAGTGGATCGCCGCAGCCGGTTCGCTTACACGGCGAACCAGTCCAGCGATTCCGTGTCCGTGGTGGACATCGTGGAGCAGAAGACGGTCGCCGAAATCAGCCTGGGCCCCGCGCCCGAACGGACGGCCGTCGATCGCGGTGAAGAGCTGTTCCACAACGGACGCCTTTCCCTGGACGGCTGGATGAGTTGCCACAGCTGCCACACCGACGGCCATACCAACGGCCTGATGAGCGACAACCTGAGCGACTATTCGTTTGGCGCTCCCAAGCGGGTGCTCTCCTTGCTGGGGGTCGCGGGCACGGCCCCGTTTGCCTGGAACGCCGGCAGCGCCACGCTCAAAGAGCAGATCCGCAAGTCGATCACCAACACCATGCAGGGCTCCAAAGAACCGCCCGAGTCGCAAGTCGCCGACCTGGCCGCTTACCTGAAAACACTCAAAGCCCCGCCGGCCCTCGATCAGCTTCGTGAGCAGGCCGATCCCGACGCCATCGACCGCGGCTCGCGGCTGTTCACCAGCCTGTCCTGCCGCAACTGCCATGCCCCGCCCCTGTACACCACGCCCGAAACGTACGATGTGGGTCTGCAGGATCAGATTGGTAATCGCAAGTTCAACCCGCCGTCGCTGATCGGCGTCGGGCAGCGCGGCCCGTTCTTCCACGACAGCTCCGCCGCCACGCTCCGCGACGTATTCCAGGAACACGGCCATCGCCTGGACCATAGCCTGGAGCCGCAGGAACTGAGCGACCTGCTCGCCTTTTTGCGCAGCCTATAA
- a CDS encoding phosphatase domain-containing putative toxin, with amino-acid sequence MRPLLPGGLWIGNVFDVADLSRVFDVGIEAIVDLAMNEKPLQLTRELMYWRIPLVDGGDNSPARLRTAVQTVDTLIENQIPTLLYCSAGMSRSVAIAAAAIARHRGQAFEKVLLELVTGRPHDVSPVLWNDICHACSDIPSASSPANQATNLQPDG; translated from the coding sequence ATGAGGCCTTTGCTGCCCGGTGGGTTATGGATTGGAAACGTTTTTGATGTAGCAGACCTGTCGCGAGTCTTCGATGTCGGCATTGAGGCGATCGTTGATCTGGCGATGAACGAAAAGCCGCTGCAGTTGACGCGTGAGCTGATGTACTGGCGCATCCCGCTGGTCGACGGCGGCGACAATTCGCCAGCTCGCTTGCGAACCGCCGTGCAGACGGTCGACACGCTGATCGAAAACCAGATTCCTACGCTCCTGTATTGCAGCGCCGGCATGAGCCGCTCCGTGGCGATCGCCGCCGCCGCGATCGCCCGCCATCGGGGCCAGGCGTTTGAGAAGGTCCTGCTGGAGCTGGTCACAGGCCGCCCGCACGATGTCTCGCCCGTCCTGTGGAACGATATCTGCCACGCCTGCAGCGACATCCCGTCAGCCTCGTCGCCAGCGAACCAGGCAACCAACCTGCAGCCTGACGGCTGA
- a CDS encoding trans-sulfuration enzyme family protein — MSVPDDICPRPHTPPPTTTHPAAQAIYPASVWHCESPDQVEQLLAGKLAGYAYQRDGHPNADAFAEKCKALHQAEETAVTSSGMSATALALLSQTAQGDHVVVSQQLYGRTTLLLTAEANRLGVASTLADPYDLEAFAAAFTPNTRLAVVETISNPRLRVADIGALAKICQAHGARLMVDNTFATPALCQPLTLGASLVMESVSKLMNGHSDVMLGLLCGHTADWGRVPLVLSAWGLTSPPFDCYLAERGLATLHLRAERAGANALHAARFLSEQPQVAGVDYPGLAGHPDHALATRQFGGRYGSVATFHLAGGRAAVEQFMRQAPGIPFCPSLGEPFTSLSHPASTSHRSMAPQEKAELGISEGTIRLSLGLESPEFVAESLAAGLKGL; from the coding sequence ATGAGCGTTCCCGACGACATCTGCCCCCGTCCCCACACGCCGCCGCCGACGACGACTCATCCGGCGGCGCAGGCCATTTATCCGGCTTCGGTCTGGCATTGTGAAAGCCCCGACCAGGTGGAGCAACTGCTCGCGGGGAAGCTGGCCGGCTATGCGTACCAGCGGGACGGACACCCCAATGCGGACGCCTTTGCGGAGAAGTGCAAGGCGTTGCACCAGGCGGAAGAAACAGCCGTGACGTCGTCGGGCATGTCGGCCACGGCGCTCGCGCTGCTGTCGCAGACAGCCCAGGGGGATCACGTCGTCGTCAGCCAGCAACTCTACGGACGCACCACGCTCCTGCTGACCGCCGAAGCCAATCGACTGGGCGTCGCCAGCACGCTCGCCGATCCTTACGACCTGGAAGCTTTTGCCGCCGCCTTTACGCCGAATACCCGGCTGGCAGTGGTGGAAACGATCTCCAATCCGCGGCTACGGGTGGCCGACATTGGAGCCCTGGCCAAAATCTGCCAGGCCCATGGCGCCCGCTTGATGGTGGATAACACCTTCGCCACGCCGGCCTTGTGTCAACCTTTGACACTGGGAGCTTCGCTGGTGATGGAGAGCGTGAGCAAGCTGATGAACGGCCATAGCGATGTGATGCTGGGCCTGCTGTGCGGACATACGGCCGACTGGGGACGGGTGCCGCTCGTGCTGTCGGCCTGGGGTCTGACGAGCCCTCCGTTTGATTGTTACCTGGCGGAACGCGGCCTGGCCACGCTGCACCTGCGGGCTGAAAGAGCCGGCGCCAACGCGCTGCACGCGGCCCGGTTTTTGAGCGAGCAGCCGCAGGTCGCCGGCGTGGATTACCCCGGCCTGGCGGGCCATCCCGACCATGCGCTGGCGACACGTCAGTTTGGCGGCCGGTACGGATCGGTCGCTACGTTCCATCTGGCTGGCGGACGCGCCGCCGTGGAGCAGTTCATGCGCCAGGCGCCCGGCATCCCGTTTTGTCCTTCGCTGGGCGAACCGTTTACGTCGCTGAGTCATCCGGCTTCGACCAGTCATCGCAGCATGGCGCCACAGGAAAAGGCCGAGCTAGGCATCAGCGAAGGGACGATCCGATTGTCGCTGGGACTGGAGTCGCCCGAGTTCGTCGCAGAGTCGCTTGCCGCCGGACTAAAGGGACTGTAA
- a CDS encoding sodium:solute symporter family protein, which translates to MPEISAGMQGLLGGVIAVYLVGMYALGYYAQQKIETHEDFLVAGRKLPLSLAWMTLLATWFGAGTLLTATDTVREEGLAGAALDPLGCGVCLLLAGVLVAGPIWRMKLLTVADLFRRRFGPWSELLSSIVLVPSYFGWVAAQFVALAGMLQLFFGLDPFYGLTCVAIVGVGYTLMGGMWSVTLTDAVQISLVLVGVVVLGGVVLVELGGGDAAAGWMRLVQETPAEKQTLIPHATAIQFWQWLGVFAVGALGNLPGQDLMQRIFAARSARVAQGACYLAGGLYLLFGAVPVMLGLAAPLLFPELQEAILPTLAHAFLSPVVTVIFVVALMSAVLSTIDSAILSPASVLAQNVFPRFTSLSPLKLNRFAVLLVTAGSLAAAYSGESAYELLEAAYEVIMVSLLVPLLLGLYTRPRSEWPAVASILSGFLVWAIHFGLEWDHFAAGWPLLGAYQAPTSLCATGVSLLAYLLCEPPWTMRRATEDSDANKPDDTPESEPTVPPPAS; encoded by the coding sequence ATGCCTGAAATCTCTGCGGGAATGCAAGGGTTGCTGGGCGGCGTGATCGCCGTTTATCTGGTCGGCATGTACGCCCTGGGCTATTACGCTCAGCAAAAGATTGAAACGCATGAGGATTTCCTGGTTGCCGGGCGGAAGCTGCCGTTGTCGCTGGCCTGGATGACGTTGCTGGCCACCTGGTTTGGCGCCGGGACGTTGTTGACGGCGACTGACACCGTGCGTGAGGAAGGGCTGGCGGGGGCGGCGCTCGATCCGCTGGGTTGCGGTGTCTGTTTGTTGCTGGCCGGGGTGCTGGTCGCCGGTCCGATCTGGCGGATGAAGCTGCTGACGGTCGCCGATCTGTTCCGCCGGCGTTTTGGCCCCTGGTCGGAGCTGCTCTCTTCGATCGTGCTGGTTCCCAGTTATTTCGGCTGGGTGGCGGCGCAGTTTGTCGCCCTGGCTGGCATGCTGCAGCTGTTCTTTGGGCTGGATCCTTTCTATGGATTGACCTGTGTGGCGATTGTCGGCGTGGGATACACGCTGATGGGCGGCATGTGGTCGGTCACGCTGACCGACGCCGTGCAGATCAGTCTGGTGCTGGTGGGCGTGGTCGTACTGGGAGGCGTGGTGCTGGTCGAACTGGGCGGGGGCGACGCCGCTGCCGGCTGGATGCGACTGGTGCAGGAGACGCCGGCCGAAAAACAGACGCTCATCCCTCACGCCACCGCGATCCAGTTCTGGCAATGGCTGGGGGTGTTCGCCGTGGGCGCTCTCGGTAATCTGCCGGGCCAGGACCTGATGCAGCGAATCTTTGCCGCCAGGAGCGCCCGGGTGGCCCAGGGCGCCTGTTACCTGGCGGGCGGTCTGTACCTGCTGTTTGGCGCCGTGCCGGTCATGCTGGGACTGGCGGCTCCGTTGCTGTTTCCGGAACTGCAGGAAGCCATTTTGCCGACGTTGGCGCATGCCTTTTTGTCGCCGGTGGTGACGGTCATTTTTGTGGTGGCGCTCATGTCGGCCGTGCTCTCCACGATCGATAGCGCCATTTTATCCCCGGCCAGCGTGCTGGCGCAGAATGTGTTCCCGCGGTTTACGTCGCTGTCTCCGCTGAAGCTGAACCGGTTCGCCGTGCTGCTGGTGACGGCCGGCAGCCTGGCGGCGGCGTACTCGGGCGAGAGTGCGTACGAATTGCTGGAAGCGGCGTATGAGGTGATCATGGTGAGCCTGCTCGTGCCGTTATTGCTGGGGCTGTATACGCGGCCCCGTAGTGAATGGCCGGCCGTGGCGTCGATCCTCAGCGGCTTCCTCGTCTGGGCGATCCATTTTGGGTTAGAATGGGACCACTTTGCCGCGGGCTGGCCGTTATTGGGCGCGTACCAGGCGCCGACGTCGCTCTGTGCGACCGGGGTCAGTTTGCTGGCGTATCTGCTGTGCGAGCCGCCCTGGACGATGCGCCGCGCGACGGAGGATTCCGACGCGAACAAGCCCGACGACACGCCCGAGTCCGAACCGACTGTCCCTCCACCTGCGAGCTGA